A stretch of the Larimichthys crocea isolate SSNF chromosome IX, L_crocea_2.0, whole genome shotgun sequence genome encodes the following:
- the LOC104930946 gene encoding protein sidekick-2 isoform X2: MTLRSRLAFKHLQQCGIHPDGVHDLDCFGKKSSPGKKTCVWKPGNHGKTHTLIIQQHTPTTRNKVCKVHINITDMSQEIRIWDKYNMTVQVFENSKSTNCTKAVFRGSPNSLFRCGPPYNASFSRHAGRLVVNVSWQQEDRKVVEYYSVRYKALDNLSWSELPMQCQIGKEYTVENLDSSLVYNVQIQCVTSDKCTQCPWSEVYTVPPELTTQPVIVRLEDTDIAERKGTRLLSITWKFPAKQLHEGFYVTIGKASGEPPRERMNTSHPEIRLILSHSAYHLNISAFNSASTSPALRQIIPQRDDELTMEAGKVDVTVHSNTSITIYWKDDLIKKYVCYSAEWMTKGHEAQCKSFYENKHNHRTLSPLPEPLEPYKRYSLTLHRRPNKDTCNMKHINNSESTYGRTQFYFIEGSPVSAPTNISCYNATLNSLVLQWSSIPEEDIRGFLLGYVIYYSEYHHRGIERNVTVDPLENSYELTGLRSDTAYEIQIAGFTRAGEGERSQAILFKTKYHGYSNMNSIIIVSAVVAFVLIFGTPLIKRGKAILWPSIPNPGKSNAMQKIERPCEVELLKSINTLKAEEWDTNSLQIVAKEDVNPASTLPSMLPLLRASVDEDDSAQMTCNWIQRDNEDSSGDILPDINAETILDIHRTDQQTSAFPSGYTTMEMFQQGVPQPANTSVTEESKPAGTDFTVMKAGQDYIRHIIASPMLDIEGTSTIL, from the exons ATGACACTACGCTCTCGTCTCGCGTTCAAGCATCTTCAG CAGTGCGGGATTCACCCAG atggAGTCCATGATTTAGATTGTTTTGGTAAAAAGAGTTCACCTGGTAAAAAAACTTGTGTGTGGAAACCTGGAAACCACGGCAAGACGCACACACTCATCATACAACAACA TACCCCTACGACAAGAAATAAAGTTTGCAAAGTTCACATCAACATCACTGACATGTCTCAAGAGATCAGAATATGGGACAAATACAACATGACCGTGCAGGTTTTTGAAAACAGCAAGTCAACAAATTGCACCAAAGCAGTTTTCAGAGGTTCACCAAACAGTTTGT tccGGTGTGGTCCTCCTTATAATGCGTCCTTTAGCCGCCATGCTGGAAGACTAGTTGTGAATGTGAGCTGGCAACAGGAGGACAGAAAGGTCGTTGAGTATTACTCTGTGAGATATAAAGCACTGGACAACCTTTCGTGGAGCGAG TTACCCATGCAATGCCAAATCGGAAAGGAATACACAGTGGAGAATCTGGACTCCTCACTGGTCTACAATGTGCAGATACAGTGTGTCACCAGTGATAAATGCACACAGTGTCCATGGAGCGAAGTCTACACTGTCCCACCAG AGTTGACTACGCAGCCCGTCATTGTCCGCCTTGAAGACACCGACAttgcagagagaaaaggcaCCCGGCTGCTTTCTATAACCTGGAAG TTTCCTGCTAAACAGCTGCATGAAGGCTTCTATGTGACCATTGGGAAAGCATCTGGGGAGCCCCCACGTGAGCGCATGAACACCAGTCATCCTGAGATCAGGCTGATTCTCTCTCACTCAGCTTATCATCTCAACATCAGCGCCTTCAACAGCGCCAGCACCTCCCCGGCACTGAGACAGATAATACCACAGCGTGACGACGAGCTCA CTATGGAAGCTGGGAAGGTGGACGTGACAGTTCACAGCAATACATCTATTACTATCTACTGGAAAGACGATCTCATCAAAAAATACGTCTGCTATTCTGCGGAGTGGATGACGAAGGGACATGAAGCGCAGTGCAAGTCCTTCTATGAGAATAAACACAACCACAGGACCTTATCACCTTTACCAG AGCCTCTGGAGCCTTACAAGAGATACAGCCTCACTCTGCACAGACGACCAAACAAGGACACCTGCAACATGAAGCATATCAATAACAGTGAGAGCACCTACGGGAGAACGCAGTTCTACTTCATTGAAGGAT CTCCTGTCAGCGCTCCGACAAACATCAGCTGCTACAACGCAACGCTGAATTCACTGGTGCTGCAGTGGTCGTCCATCCCAGAGGAAGACATCAGAGGTTTCCTGCTGGGTTACGTCATCTACTACTCCGAGTATCACCACAGGGGGATAGAGAGAA ATGTTACAGTGGATCCACTGGAAAACAGCTATGAACTGACGGGCCTGAGAAGTGACACCGCATACGAAATCCAAATCGCAGGTTTCACCCGAGCGGGAGAGGGAGAACGAAGCCAAGCAATCCTCTTTAAAACAAAGTATCATG GATATTCTAACATGAATAGTATCATCATAGTCTCTGCAGTTGTGGCTTTTGTGCTGATATTTGGAACCCCGCTGATAAAAAG AGGAAAGGCAATTTTGTGGCCGAGCATACCAAACCCAGGAAAGAGCAATGCAATGCAGAAAATAGAAAGACCCTGTGAAGTG GAACTACTTAAGTCCATCAACACTCTGAAGGCTGAAGAATGGGATACTAATAGTCTTCAGATAGTTGCGAAAGAAGACGTGAACCCCGCTAGTACATTGCCATCGATGCTGCCACTTCTCCGTGCCTCAGTGGATGAGGACGACTCAGCGCAAATGACTTGCAACTGGATCCAAAGAGACAACGAAGACTCAAGCGGAGATATCCTACCTGACATTAATGCAGAAACAATCCTGGACATCCATCGGACAGACCAACAGACTTCTGCCTTTCCAAGTGGATATACGACAATGGAAATGTTTCAGCAGGGGGTGCCTCAGCCGGCGAATACATCAGTTACTGAAGAAAGCAAACCAGCGGGGACAGACTTTACCGTGATGAAAGCAGGACAGGACTATATTAGGCATATCATTGCCAGTCCGATGTTGGACATTGAGGGCACGAGCACGATTTTGTGA
- the LOC104930946 gene encoding protein sidekick-2 isoform X1: MVGSGSQLDFSDLKSSSHGRRSYFFIIGLILAYDTTLSSRVQASSVSCKSMNISLKYQQCGIHPDGVHDLDCFGKKSSPGKKTCVWKPGNHGKTHTLIIQQHTPTTRNKVCKVHINITDMSQEIRIWDKYNMTVQVFENSKSTNCTKAVFRGSPNSLFRCGPPYNASFSRHAGRLVVNVSWQQEDRKVVEYYSVRYKALDNLSWSELPMQCQIGKEYTVENLDSSLVYNVQIQCVTSDKCTQCPWSEVYTVPPELTTQPVIVRLEDTDIAERKGTRLLSITWKFPAKQLHEGFYVTIGKASGEPPRERMNTSHPEIRLILSHSAYHLNISAFNSASTSPALRQIIPQRDDELTMEAGKVDVTVHSNTSITIYWKDDLIKKYVCYSAEWMTKGHEAQCKSFYENKHNHRTLSPLPEPLEPYKRYSLTLHRRPNKDTCNMKHINNSESTYGRTQFYFIEGSPVSAPTNISCYNATLNSLVLQWSSIPEEDIRGFLLGYVIYYSEYHHRGIERNVTVDPLENSYELTGLRSDTAYEIQIAGFTRAGEGERSQAILFKTKYHGYSNMNSIIIVSAVVAFVLIFGTPLIKRGKAILWPSIPNPGKSNAMQKIERPCEVELLKSINTLKAEEWDTNSLQIVAKEDVNPASTLPSMLPLLRASVDEDDSAQMTCNWIQRDNEDSSGDILPDINAETILDIHRTDQQTSAFPSGYTTMEMFQQGVPQPANTSVTEESKPAGTDFTVMKAGQDYIRHIIASPMLDIEGTSTIL, encoded by the exons ATGGTTGGCAGTGGATCTCAGTTAGACTTTTCAGACCTAAAGAGTTCTTCACATGGGAGACGTTCATATTTCTTTATCATTG GTCTAATCCTTGCTTATGACACTACGCTCTCGTCTCGCGTTCAAGCATCTTCAG TGAGTTGCAAGTCAATGaacatttctctcaaatatcaGCAGTGCGGGATTCACCCAG atggAGTCCATGATTTAGATTGTTTTGGTAAAAAGAGTTCACCTGGTAAAAAAACTTGTGTGTGGAAACCTGGAAACCACGGCAAGACGCACACACTCATCATACAACAACA TACCCCTACGACAAGAAATAAAGTTTGCAAAGTTCACATCAACATCACTGACATGTCTCAAGAGATCAGAATATGGGACAAATACAACATGACCGTGCAGGTTTTTGAAAACAGCAAGTCAACAAATTGCACCAAAGCAGTTTTCAGAGGTTCACCAAACAGTTTGT tccGGTGTGGTCCTCCTTATAATGCGTCCTTTAGCCGCCATGCTGGAAGACTAGTTGTGAATGTGAGCTGGCAACAGGAGGACAGAAAGGTCGTTGAGTATTACTCTGTGAGATATAAAGCACTGGACAACCTTTCGTGGAGCGAG TTACCCATGCAATGCCAAATCGGAAAGGAATACACAGTGGAGAATCTGGACTCCTCACTGGTCTACAATGTGCAGATACAGTGTGTCACCAGTGATAAATGCACACAGTGTCCATGGAGCGAAGTCTACACTGTCCCACCAG AGTTGACTACGCAGCCCGTCATTGTCCGCCTTGAAGACACCGACAttgcagagagaaaaggcaCCCGGCTGCTTTCTATAACCTGGAAG TTTCCTGCTAAACAGCTGCATGAAGGCTTCTATGTGACCATTGGGAAAGCATCTGGGGAGCCCCCACGTGAGCGCATGAACACCAGTCATCCTGAGATCAGGCTGATTCTCTCTCACTCAGCTTATCATCTCAACATCAGCGCCTTCAACAGCGCCAGCACCTCCCCGGCACTGAGACAGATAATACCACAGCGTGACGACGAGCTCA CTATGGAAGCTGGGAAGGTGGACGTGACAGTTCACAGCAATACATCTATTACTATCTACTGGAAAGACGATCTCATCAAAAAATACGTCTGCTATTCTGCGGAGTGGATGACGAAGGGACATGAAGCGCAGTGCAAGTCCTTCTATGAGAATAAACACAACCACAGGACCTTATCACCTTTACCAG AGCCTCTGGAGCCTTACAAGAGATACAGCCTCACTCTGCACAGACGACCAAACAAGGACACCTGCAACATGAAGCATATCAATAACAGTGAGAGCACCTACGGGAGAACGCAGTTCTACTTCATTGAAGGAT CTCCTGTCAGCGCTCCGACAAACATCAGCTGCTACAACGCAACGCTGAATTCACTGGTGCTGCAGTGGTCGTCCATCCCAGAGGAAGACATCAGAGGTTTCCTGCTGGGTTACGTCATCTACTACTCCGAGTATCACCACAGGGGGATAGAGAGAA ATGTTACAGTGGATCCACTGGAAAACAGCTATGAACTGACGGGCCTGAGAAGTGACACCGCATACGAAATCCAAATCGCAGGTTTCACCCGAGCGGGAGAGGGAGAACGAAGCCAAGCAATCCTCTTTAAAACAAAGTATCATG GATATTCTAACATGAATAGTATCATCATAGTCTCTGCAGTTGTGGCTTTTGTGCTGATATTTGGAACCCCGCTGATAAAAAG AGGAAAGGCAATTTTGTGGCCGAGCATACCAAACCCAGGAAAGAGCAATGCAATGCAGAAAATAGAAAGACCCTGTGAAGTG GAACTACTTAAGTCCATCAACACTCTGAAGGCTGAAGAATGGGATACTAATAGTCTTCAGATAGTTGCGAAAGAAGACGTGAACCCCGCTAGTACATTGCCATCGATGCTGCCACTTCTCCGTGCCTCAGTGGATGAGGACGACTCAGCGCAAATGACTTGCAACTGGATCCAAAGAGACAACGAAGACTCAAGCGGAGATATCCTACCTGACATTAATGCAGAAACAATCCTGGACATCCATCGGACAGACCAACAGACTTCTGCCTTTCCAAGTGGATATACGACAATGGAAATGTTTCAGCAGGGGGTGCCTCAGCCGGCGAATACATCAGTTACTGAAGAAAGCAAACCAGCGGGGACAGACTTTACCGTGATGAAAGCAGGACAGGACTATATTAGGCATATCATTGCCAGTCCGATGTTGGACATTGAGGGCACGAGCACGATTTTGTGA
- the LOC104930946 gene encoding protein sidekick-2 isoform X3 produces the protein MTLRSRLAFKHLQCGIHPDGVHDLDCFGKKSSPGKKTCVWKPGNHGKTHTLIIQQHTPTTRNKVCKVHINITDMSQEIRIWDKYNMTVQVFENSKSTNCTKAVFRGSPNSLFRCGPPYNASFSRHAGRLVVNVSWQQEDRKVVEYYSVRYKALDNLSWSELPMQCQIGKEYTVENLDSSLVYNVQIQCVTSDKCTQCPWSEVYTVPPELTTQPVIVRLEDTDIAERKGTRLLSITWKFPAKQLHEGFYVTIGKASGEPPRERMNTSHPEIRLILSHSAYHLNISAFNSASTSPALRQIIPQRDDELTMEAGKVDVTVHSNTSITIYWKDDLIKKYVCYSAEWMTKGHEAQCKSFYENKHNHRTLSPLPEPLEPYKRYSLTLHRRPNKDTCNMKHINNSESTYGRTQFYFIEGSPVSAPTNISCYNATLNSLVLQWSSIPEEDIRGFLLGYVIYYSEYHHRGIERNVTVDPLENSYELTGLRSDTAYEIQIAGFTRAGEGERSQAILFKTKYHGYSNMNSIIIVSAVVAFVLIFGTPLIKRGKAILWPSIPNPGKSNAMQKIERPCEVELLKSINTLKAEEWDTNSLQIVAKEDVNPASTLPSMLPLLRASVDEDDSAQMTCNWIQRDNEDSSGDILPDINAETILDIHRTDQQTSAFPSGYTTMEMFQQGVPQPANTSVTEESKPAGTDFTVMKAGQDYIRHIIASPMLDIEGTSTIL, from the exons ATGACACTACGCTCTCGTCTCGCGTTCAAGCATCTTCAG TGCGGGATTCACCCAG atggAGTCCATGATTTAGATTGTTTTGGTAAAAAGAGTTCACCTGGTAAAAAAACTTGTGTGTGGAAACCTGGAAACCACGGCAAGACGCACACACTCATCATACAACAACA TACCCCTACGACAAGAAATAAAGTTTGCAAAGTTCACATCAACATCACTGACATGTCTCAAGAGATCAGAATATGGGACAAATACAACATGACCGTGCAGGTTTTTGAAAACAGCAAGTCAACAAATTGCACCAAAGCAGTTTTCAGAGGTTCACCAAACAGTTTGT tccGGTGTGGTCCTCCTTATAATGCGTCCTTTAGCCGCCATGCTGGAAGACTAGTTGTGAATGTGAGCTGGCAACAGGAGGACAGAAAGGTCGTTGAGTATTACTCTGTGAGATATAAAGCACTGGACAACCTTTCGTGGAGCGAG TTACCCATGCAATGCCAAATCGGAAAGGAATACACAGTGGAGAATCTGGACTCCTCACTGGTCTACAATGTGCAGATACAGTGTGTCACCAGTGATAAATGCACACAGTGTCCATGGAGCGAAGTCTACACTGTCCCACCAG AGTTGACTACGCAGCCCGTCATTGTCCGCCTTGAAGACACCGACAttgcagagagaaaaggcaCCCGGCTGCTTTCTATAACCTGGAAG TTTCCTGCTAAACAGCTGCATGAAGGCTTCTATGTGACCATTGGGAAAGCATCTGGGGAGCCCCCACGTGAGCGCATGAACACCAGTCATCCTGAGATCAGGCTGATTCTCTCTCACTCAGCTTATCATCTCAACATCAGCGCCTTCAACAGCGCCAGCACCTCCCCGGCACTGAGACAGATAATACCACAGCGTGACGACGAGCTCA CTATGGAAGCTGGGAAGGTGGACGTGACAGTTCACAGCAATACATCTATTACTATCTACTGGAAAGACGATCTCATCAAAAAATACGTCTGCTATTCTGCGGAGTGGATGACGAAGGGACATGAAGCGCAGTGCAAGTCCTTCTATGAGAATAAACACAACCACAGGACCTTATCACCTTTACCAG AGCCTCTGGAGCCTTACAAGAGATACAGCCTCACTCTGCACAGACGACCAAACAAGGACACCTGCAACATGAAGCATATCAATAACAGTGAGAGCACCTACGGGAGAACGCAGTTCTACTTCATTGAAGGAT CTCCTGTCAGCGCTCCGACAAACATCAGCTGCTACAACGCAACGCTGAATTCACTGGTGCTGCAGTGGTCGTCCATCCCAGAGGAAGACATCAGAGGTTTCCTGCTGGGTTACGTCATCTACTACTCCGAGTATCACCACAGGGGGATAGAGAGAA ATGTTACAGTGGATCCACTGGAAAACAGCTATGAACTGACGGGCCTGAGAAGTGACACCGCATACGAAATCCAAATCGCAGGTTTCACCCGAGCGGGAGAGGGAGAACGAAGCCAAGCAATCCTCTTTAAAACAAAGTATCATG GATATTCTAACATGAATAGTATCATCATAGTCTCTGCAGTTGTGGCTTTTGTGCTGATATTTGGAACCCCGCTGATAAAAAG AGGAAAGGCAATTTTGTGGCCGAGCATACCAAACCCAGGAAAGAGCAATGCAATGCAGAAAATAGAAAGACCCTGTGAAGTG GAACTACTTAAGTCCATCAACACTCTGAAGGCTGAAGAATGGGATACTAATAGTCTTCAGATAGTTGCGAAAGAAGACGTGAACCCCGCTAGTACATTGCCATCGATGCTGCCACTTCTCCGTGCCTCAGTGGATGAGGACGACTCAGCGCAAATGACTTGCAACTGGATCCAAAGAGACAACGAAGACTCAAGCGGAGATATCCTACCTGACATTAATGCAGAAACAATCCTGGACATCCATCGGACAGACCAACAGACTTCTGCCTTTCCAAGTGGATATACGACAATGGAAATGTTTCAGCAGGGGGTGCCTCAGCCGGCGAATACATCAGTTACTGAAGAAAGCAAACCAGCGGGGACAGACTTTACCGTGATGAAAGCAGGACAGGACTATATTAGGCATATCATTGCCAGTCCGATGTTGGACATTGAGGGCACGAGCACGATTTTGTGA